The following are from one region of the Saccharomyces kudriavzevii IFO 1802 strain IFO1802 genome assembly, chromosome: 12 genome:
- the BLS1 gene encoding Bls1p (similar to Saccharomyces cerevisiae BLS1 (YLR408C); ancestral locus Anc_4.273), translating into MPSRTEELDRLLEKIINSPHGTEASKTLEEIENNQSYILDVQLKKLLRLQDDSFKNKCVSPVNDMLEKYTPYLGRTEALQEEAELVDRDLRIIEMTYQLIKKNRNSE; encoded by the coding sequence ATGCCAAGTAGAACTGAAGAGTTGGACCGCTTACTTGAGAAAATAATCAACTCCCCTCATGGGACAGAGGCTTCGAAGACGTTAGAGGAGATTGAAAATAATCAGTCATATATACTAGATGTAcaactgaagaaattgttgCGACTTCAGGATGATTCATTCAAGAATAAATGTGTTTCGCCTGTGAATGATATGCTAGAGAAGTATACTCCATATTTGGGGCGTACCGAAGCGTTACAGGAGGAAGCGGAACTCGTGGACAGGGACCTTCGGATCATCGAGATGACGTATCAActcatcaaaaagaatcGTAATTCGGAATGA
- the RPL31B gene encoding 60S ribosomal protein eL31 (similar to Saccharomyces cerevisiae RPL31A (YDL075W) and RPL31B (YLR406C); ancestral locus Anc_4.270), whose amino-acid sequence MAGLKDVVTREYTINLHKRLHGVSFKKRAPRAVKEIKKFAKLHMGTEDVRLAPELNQAIWKRGVKGVEYRLRLRISRKRNEEEDAKNPLFSYVEPVLVATAKGLQTVVVEEDA is encoded by the exons ATGGCCGGTTTAAAAGACGTTGTCACTCGTGAATATACCATCAATTTACACAAAAGG TTACATGGTGTCagcttcaagaaaagagcTCCAAGAGCTGTcaaggaaatcaaaaagttcGCCAAATTGCACATGGGTACTGAAGATGTTCGTCTAGCCCCAGAATTGAACCAAGCCATCTGGAAGAGAGGTGTTAAGGGTGTTGAATACAGATTGAGATTGAGAATCTCCAGAAAGAGaaacgaagaggaagatgcCAAGAATCCATTGTTCTCTTACGTCGAACCTGTCTTGGTTGCCACTGCTAAGGGTTTACAAACCGTTGtcgttgaagaagatgctTAA
- the GAG1 gene encoding Gag1p (similar to Saccharomyces cerevisiae YLR407W; ancestral locus Anc_4.272), whose product MAISTSKHPKKNIKHTLAHTLQKWKETLKKITHETLSSIDDSSGSDEKIEALFTVPQPAVATSKGIDRDSGASMTQAGGGVNSTLEMKLTDESEESSSANNATTTTSHTLSNSKKSIQNFENYNAVEERIKLAQKSRTPFCNAEKIWKRRRQLWTQPTEQDGSINNDGATRREIFQAIPQEYYARVYKKLVVDDKPLREPLNLEDALQVINAGWTETKKWANAAKGMP is encoded by the coding sequence ATGGCtatttcaacttcaaagCACccaaaaaagaatattaaaCATACTTTGGCACATACACTGCAGAAATGGAAGGAAAcgctgaagaaaattacTCATGAGACATTGAGCAGTATTGATGATTCCAGTGGAagcgatgaaaaaatagagGCACTGTTTACTGTGCCTCAACCTGCCGTCGCAACCTCAAAGGGCATAGATAGAGATAGTGGTGCTTCCATGACTCAAGCAGGAGGAGGTGTCAACAGTACACTAGAGATGAAGCTCACGGATGAAAGTGAGGAGTCTAGTTCTGCCAATAACGCAACCACAACCACTTCGCATACTTTATCGAATTCCAAAAAGTCGAtacagaattttgaaaactatAATGCAGTAGAGGAACGCATAAAATTGGCTCAAAAAAGCAGGACGCCATTTTGTAatgctgaaaaaatctGGAAACGAAGAAGGCAGCTTTGGACGCAACCCACCGAACAGGACGGAAGTATCAACAATGATGGAGCCACTCGCAGGGAGATTTTCCAAGCTATACCTCAGGAATACTATGCTCGTGTTTACAAGAAATTGGTCGTGGACGATAAGCCGTTAAGGGAGCCACTAAATCTGGAAGACGCCTTGCAGGTCATAAATGCGGGCTGGAcggaaacaaagaaatgggCAAACGCTGCCAAGGGCATGCCATGA
- the UTP21 gene encoding rRNA-processing protein UTP21 (similar to Saccharomyces cerevisiae UTP21 (YLR409C); ancestral locus Anc_4.275) encodes MSIDLKKRKVEEGAKSVGKSSKVFSPFRIIGNVSNGIPFATGTLGSTFYIVTSVGKTFQIYDANSLHLLFVSEKETPSSIAALSTHFHYVYAAYENKVGIYKRGIEEHLIELGTDAYIQHLCVFGDFLCVSTDDNSIFIYKKSDSQDKYPSEFYTKLTVTEIQGGEIVSLNHLATYLNKLIVVTKSNVLLFNVRTGKLVYTSNDFPDQITTAEPAPVLDILALGTVTGEVIMFNMRKGKRVRTIKIPQSRISSLSFRTDGSSHLSVGTSGGDLIFYDLDHRSRIHVLKNIHRESYGGVTKATFLNGQPIIVTSGGDNSLKEFVFDPSLSQGNGDVVVQPPRHLRSRGGHSQPPSCIAFADSQSHFMLSASKDRSLWGFSLRKDAQSQEMSQRLHKKEDGGRVGGSTIKSKFSEIVALAIENARIGEWENVVTAHKDEKFARTWDMRNKRVGRWTFDTTDGGFAKSVAISQCGNFGFVGSSNGAITIYNMQSGILRKKYKLHKRAVTGISLDGMNRKMVSCGLDGIVGFYDFNKSTLLGKLQLDAPITSMVYHRSSDLFALALDDLSIVVVDAVTQRIVRQLWGHSNRITAFDFSPEGRWIVSASLDSTIRTWDLPTGGCIDGIIVDNVATNVKFSPNGDLLATAHVTGNGICIWTNRAQFKAVSTRTIDESEFARMTLPNASVKGNDSMLSGALESDGTKEQNDIDFTTYTSLEQIDKELLTLSIGPRSKMNTLLHLDVIRQRSKPKEAPKKSEKLPFFLQLSGEKIGDDASGREGIAHEGPEEIRRKNQEAQQNLDAEEQMNKFKATGRLGFESHFTKQLREDTESGDYSQLLATLINLSPAAVDLEIRSLNSFEPFDEIVWFIDALTQGLKSSKNLELYETFMSLLFKAHGDVIHANNKNQDIAGALQNWENAHEKCDRLDDLVKFCMGVVDFVTTA; translated from the coding sequence ATGTCAATcgacttgaaaaaaagaaaggttGAAGAAGGCGCAAAAAGCGTAGGAAAGAGCTCGAAGGTATTCTCCCCATTTAGAATCATTGGTAATGTTAGCAATGGTATTCCTTTTGCTACTGGAACATTAGGTTCTACCTTCTACATTGTAACAAGCGTGGGAAAGACGTTCCAAATATATGATGCGAACAGTCTACATTTGCTTTTTGTATCGGAGAAGGAAACCCCATCTTCAATCGCAGCATTATCCACACATTTTCATTATGTCTACGCAGCCTATGAAAACAAGGTTGGCATTTACAAGAGGGGTATTGAAGAACACTTGATTGAACTAGGTACAGACGCATATATCCAGCATTTGTGCGTGTTTGGTGATTTTCTTTGTGTTTCCACCGACGAcaattccattttcatatataaaaagtCCGATTCGCAAGATAAATATCCATCAGAATTCTACACTAAGCTCACAGTTACGGAAATTCAAGGCGGTGAAATCGTGTCTCTAAACCATTTGGCAACttatttgaataaattaATTGTTGTTACCAAGTCTAATGTACTGCTTTTCAACGTCAGAACTGGAAAGCTTGTTTACACCTCAAACGATTTCCCTGACCAAATCACAACCGCTGAACCTGCGCCAGTTTTGGATATTCTTGCCTTAGGTACGGTAACCGGTGAAGTTATCATGTTCAATAtgagaaaaggaaagaggGTTCGTACGATCAAAATTCCACAGTCAAGAATTTCATCCTTGAGTTTTAGAACTGATGGCTCTTCCCATTTAAGTGTAGGAACAAGCGGTGGTGATTTAATCTTTTATGATTTAGACCATCGTTCAAGAATACATGtgttaaaaaatattcatagGGAATCATACGGTGGTGTCACTAAGGCTACCTTTCTGAATGGTCAACCTATAATTGTCACTTCAGGTGGTGATAATTCTTTAAAAGAGTTCGTCTTCGATCCATCACTGTCTCAAGGAAATGGCGATGTAGTTGTTCAACCACCAAGGCACTTACGTTCCCGAGGCGGCCATTCGCAGCCACCTTCGTGTATTGCGTTTGCTGATTCCCAATCACACTTCATGTTATCCGCTTCCAAGGATAGATCACTTTGGGGGTTCTCCCTGCGTAAAGATGCTCAATCGCAAGAAATGTCTCAGAGATTGCACAAGAAAGAAGACGGTGGCAGAGTCGGTGGTAGTACAATCAAATCTAAATTTTCTGAGATTGTAGCACttgcaattgaaaatgCCAGAATAGGCGAGTGGGAAAACGTTGTTACTGCGCAtaaggatgaaaaatttgcgAGAACATGGGATATGCGAAATAAAAGAGTCGGTAGATGGACTTTTGACACTACTGATGGTGGGTTTGCTAAGTCCGTAGCGATCTCTCAATGTGGTAATTTCGGGTTTGTTGGTTCTTCTAATGGAGCCATCACCATTTATAATATGCAAAGTGGTATACTGCGTAAAAAATACAAGTTGCACAAAAGAGCAGTTACTGGGATATCCTTAGACGGTATGAACCGCAAGATGGTATCATGTGGGCTAGACGGTATTGTTGGGTTTTACGACTTCAACAAATCAACTTTGCTGGGAAAATTACAATTGGACGCTCCTATCACATCGATGGTTTATCATCGTTCTTCTGATTTGTTTGCTTTGGCACTAGACGACTTATCAATTGTGGTTGTCGACGCGGTAACCCAAAGAATTGTTCGTCAATTATGGGGGCATAGCAACAGGATCACCgcatttgatttttcaccAGAGGGTCGTTGGATTGTTTCTGCGTCTCTAGATTCTACCATTAGGACATGGGATCTGCCAACCGGAGGATGTATCGATGGTATTATAGTAGATAATGTTGCCACAAATGTAAAGTTTTCTCCAAATGGTGATTTGCTTGCTACTGCACATGTTACTGGTAATGGTATATGTATCTGGACCAACAGAGCACAATTTAAGGCAGTTTCGACGAGAACTATCGATGAATCTGAATTTGCAAGAATGACGTTACCTAATGCATCTGTTAAAGGGAATGATTCGATGTTGTCGGGAGCTTTAGAAAGCGATGGTACTAAGGAACAAAATGACATTGATTTCACTACTTACACATCGTTGGAACAAATTGATAAAGAACTGTTGACATTATCTATTGGACCAAGAAGTAAGATGAATACATTGCTTCATTTAGATGTTATCAGACAACGTTCTAAGCCAAAGGAAGCTCCAAAGAAGTCAGAAAAGCTTccatttttccttcagTTATCGGGTGAAAAGATCGGGGATGATGCGTCTGGCAGAGAAGGTATAGCACATGAAGGACCAGAAGAAATCCGTCgcaaaaatcaagaagcGCAACAGAATCTAGATGCTGAAGAACAAAtgaacaaattcaaagccACAGGCAGGTTAGGATTTGAATCGCACTTCACAAAGCAATTACGAGAGGACACAGAATCTGGGGACTATTCGCAACTATTGGCCACACTAATAAATCTTTCACCTGCTGCAGTGGATTTGGAGATTAGATCATTGAATTCCTTTGAGCCGTTTGACGAAATTGTATGGTTCATCGACGCATTAACACAAGGATTGAAGAGCAGTAAGAATTTGGAACTTTATGAAACATTTATGAGCTTACTGTTCAAAGCACATGGTGATGTCATCCATGCCAACAACAAGAATCAAGATATTGCCGGTGCTCTTCAAAACTGGGAGAATGCGCATGAAAAGTGTGATAGATTGGATGACCTAGTTAAGTTTTGTATGGGGGTAGTAGATTTTGTGACTACTGCGTAA